A window of Tautonia plasticadhaerens contains these coding sequences:
- a CDS encoding hydroxypyruvate isomerase family protein gives MSINRREFVAAGLAAGASLGAASPAAAGQDTSGEAPHHDFRLKYAPHFDMFRAHAPGGVIDELKFIKDVGFRALEDNGMMRRPVEEQEQIAREMGRLGLEMGVFVATGSFEEPTFASGNPDSAEKVLADVKQAVETAKRVNAKWTTVVPGIFDHRLPLDYQTVNVVELLKRCCDLCEPSGLVMVLEPLNHYANHPELFLWQIPQAYLVCKSVGHPSCKILFDMYHQQISEGNIIPNIDTAWSEVAYFQTGDNPGRKEPTTGEMNYRNIFKHIHGRGFDGILGMEHGNSRPGKEGELAVINAYIECDSF, from the coding sequence ATGTCGATCAACCGCCGAGAGTTCGTCGCCGCCGGCCTGGCCGCCGGCGCCTCCCTGGGGGCCGCCTCCCCCGCCGCCGCCGGGCAGGACACCTCCGGAGAGGCCCCTCATCACGACTTCAGGCTGAAGTACGCGCCGCACTTCGACATGTTCCGCGCCCACGCCCCCGGCGGGGTGATCGACGAGCTGAAGTTCATCAAGGACGTCGGCTTCCGCGCCCTCGAGGACAACGGCATGATGCGGCGGCCCGTCGAGGAGCAGGAGCAGATCGCCCGGGAGATGGGGCGACTGGGCCTGGAGATGGGGGTCTTCGTCGCCACCGGGAGCTTCGAGGAGCCGACCTTCGCCTCCGGGAACCCCGACTCCGCCGAGAAGGTGCTGGCCGACGTCAAGCAGGCCGTCGAGACGGCCAAGCGGGTCAACGCGAAGTGGACCACGGTCGTCCCCGGCATCTTCGACCACCGCTTGCCGCTGGACTACCAGACGGTGAACGTCGTCGAGCTGCTCAAGCGCTGCTGCGACCTCTGCGAGCCGAGCGGCCTGGTCATGGTCCTGGAGCCCCTGAACCATTACGCCAACCACCCCGAGCTGTTCCTCTGGCAGATCCCGCAGGCGTACCTCGTCTGCAAGTCGGTCGGGCACCCGTCTTGCAAGATCCTCTTCGACATGTACCACCAGCAGATCAGCGAGGGGAACATCATCCCCAACATCGACACCGCCTGGTCCGAGGTCGCCTACTTCCAGACGGGGGACAACCCCGGCCGGAAGGAGCCGACCACCGGCGAGATGAACTATCGGAACATCTTCAAGCACATCCACGGGAGGGGCTTCGACGGCATCCTCGGCATGGAGCACGGCAACTCCCGCCCCGGCAAGGAGGGCGAGCTCGCCGTGATCAACGCCTACATCGAGTGCGACTCGTTCTGA
- a CDS encoding glycosyltransferase translates to MTAQTDPRPTADDTSPSPDAGRRPTARRIVLGTFGSLGDVHPYVALARELKRRGHRPSIATSAYWRPKVEQEGIDFSPVRPDAPDPDAMHDLMARLFDPRRGPKVVISEVMMPSLRESFEDTRAAAEGADLLVSHPLTFAVRLVAEAGGIPWASSVLAPMSFLSAFDPPTLPAAPALSGLRRLGPRFHRPLFRGFRLLVAPWERPWRRLRAELGLPPTGESPVFEGQHAPDLVLAMFSKLLGAPQPDWPPNAVVTGFSFFDRDSAEDDSPEELLRFLDDGPPPVVFTLGSSAVWAPGRFFNESLGAVRRLGCRAILLTGPEGANARPSGLPPGVLATGYAPYSGLFPRCAAIVHQGGVGTTAQAMRAGRPMLVVPHGFDQHDNADRVSRLGIARTLSRPRYTASRVADALRPLLDDPGFASRSAEVGHLVRAEDGPAAAADAIEALVSRGRAAR, encoded by the coding sequence ATGACCGCCCAGACCGACCCGAGACCCACCGCCGACGACACCTCCCCTTCCCCCGACGCCGGCCGACGGCCGACCGCCAGGCGGATTGTCCTGGGGACCTTCGGTTCCCTGGGGGACGTCCACCCATACGTCGCCCTCGCCCGGGAGCTGAAGCGACGGGGGCACCGGCCGAGCATCGCCACCAGCGCATACTGGCGGCCGAAGGTCGAGCAGGAGGGGATCGATTTCTCCCCGGTCCGCCCCGATGCCCCCGACCCCGACGCGATGCACGACCTGATGGCCCGCCTCTTCGACCCCCGGCGGGGGCCGAAGGTGGTCATCTCCGAGGTGATGATGCCGAGCCTCCGGGAGTCCTTCGAGGACACCCGGGCCGCCGCCGAGGGGGCCGACCTGCTGGTCTCCCACCCTCTGACCTTCGCCGTCAGGCTGGTGGCCGAGGCCGGGGGGATCCCCTGGGCCTCCTCGGTCCTGGCGCCGATGTCCTTCCTCTCGGCCTTCGACCCGCCCACCCTGCCCGCCGCCCCCGCGCTGTCGGGGCTCCGGAGGCTGGGCCCCAGGTTCCACCGGCCGTTGTTCCGGGGCTTCCGACTCCTGGTGGCCCCCTGGGAACGCCCCTGGCGCCGGCTGAGGGCCGAGCTGGGGCTGCCCCCGACGGGCGAGAGCCCGGTCTTCGAGGGCCAGCACGCCCCGGATCTCGTGCTGGCGATGTTCTCGAAGCTCCTGGGTGCCCCCCAGCCCGACTGGCCCCCGAACGCCGTGGTCACCGGCTTCAGCTTCTTCGACCGGGACTCGGCCGAGGACGACTCGCCGGAGGAGCTGCTCCGGTTCCTCGACGACGGCCCCCCCCCGGTCGTCTTCACCCTCGGGTCGTCCGCCGTCTGGGCGCCGGGCCGATTCTTCAACGAGAGCCTGGGGGCGGTCCGCCGGCTCGGCTGCCGGGCCATCCTGCTGACCGGCCCCGAGGGGGCCAACGCCCGGCCCTCGGGCCTACCCCCGGGGGTGCTGGCCACCGGGTACGCCCCGTATTCAGGCCTCTTCCCCCGCTGCGCCGCCATCGTCCACCAGGGGGGGGTGGGCACGACCGCCCAGGCGATGAGGGCCGGCCGGCCGATGCTGGTCGTCCCCCACGGGTTCGACCAGCATGACAACGCCGATCGGGTCTCCCGGCTCGGCATCGCCCGGACGCTCTCCCGGCCCCGCTACACCGCGTCCCGGGTGGCCGACGCACTTCGCCCGCTGCTCGACGACCCGGGCTTCGCCTCCCGGTCGGCCGAGGTCGGCCACCTCGTCCGGGCCGAGGACGGGCCCGCCGCCGCCGCCGACGCCATCGAGGCCCTCGTGTCTCGGGGGCGGGCGGCCCGCTAG
- a CDS encoding FHA domain-containing protein, with the protein MPARLVPLSPGLTRPIPLERPVLLVGRHLECDAQIPHPRISRRHCCVVQVADRLVIRDLGSRTGVRVNGVPIDEAALEHGDEVAIGPILFRLECPDPAAQAARPPSVGPPPRRTTAT; encoded by the coding sequence ATGCCCGCCCGACTCGTCCCTCTCAGCCCGGGGCTGACCCGGCCGATTCCCCTGGAACGGCCCGTCTTGCTGGTCGGCCGACACCTGGAGTGCGACGCCCAGATCCCCCACCCTCGCATCTCCCGGCGCCACTGCTGCGTCGTGCAGGTCGCCGATCGCCTGGTCATCCGCGACCTCGGCAGCCGGACCGGCGTCCGGGTCAACGGCGTCCCGATCGACGAGGCGGCCCTCGAGCACGGTGATGAGGTGGCCATCGGCCCGATCCTCTTCCGGCTGGAATGCCCCGACCCGGCCGCCCAGGCCGCCCGCCCGCCGTCGGTCGGCCCCCCCCCCCGGCGGACGACGGCGACCTGA
- a CDS encoding UxaA family hydrolase — protein MATAIGDRAPAAVRLRESDNVAVAARGIPQGAAVPVDGLEVEARGPIRPGHKMAVVDIPEGAPVLKYGQIIGFASVAIPAGTWVHVHNVRADLFERDYAFASERPEAPVADRLRTFPGFLRPDGRVGTRNYLAVISTVNCSASVSKYVADRFRDGSWKREYPNLDGVFAITHKGGCGLQFEGPDHRQLQRVLAGFANHPNVAGYVLIGLGCEVGFAGHLVESRDLVTLGSAREGGRPVDPARPRVLNIQEEGGIARTVEAAVEAVHRLMPAANDWRRTEQPASKLVVGLECGGSDGNSGVTANPALGVAADLIVAQGGSAVLAETPEIYGAEHLLTRRAVSEEVGRKLVDRIKWWEWYTGVFGAEINNNPSPGNKEGGLTTIYEKSLGAVAKGGSTALVDVLGYAEPITRPGFLFMDTPGYDPVSLTGLAAGGCNVLVFTTGRGSVSGLKPTPTVKVATNTPMYDRLREDMDLDAGTVLAGEPVESVGRRLFDLILDVAGGSQTRSESAGVGEEEFAPWSIGPTL, from the coding sequence ATGGCGACGGCGATCGGCGATCGAGCACCGGCGGCGGTCCGGTTACGGGAGAGCGACAACGTGGCCGTCGCGGCCAGGGGGATCCCGCAGGGGGCCGCCGTCCCGGTCGACGGCCTGGAGGTCGAGGCCCGGGGGCCGATCCGCCCGGGGCACAAGATGGCCGTGGTCGACATCCCGGAAGGGGCCCCCGTGCTCAAGTACGGGCAGATCATCGGCTTCGCCTCGGTCGCCATCCCCGCCGGGACCTGGGTGCACGTCCACAACGTCCGGGCCGACCTGTTCGAGCGCGACTATGCCTTCGCCTCGGAGCGGCCCGAGGCCCCGGTCGCCGACCGTCTGCGCACCTTCCCCGGCTTCCTCAGGCCCGACGGCCGGGTCGGCACGAGGAACTACCTGGCGGTCATCAGCACGGTGAACTGCTCGGCCAGCGTCTCGAAGTACGTGGCCGACCGCTTCCGGGACGGCTCCTGGAAACGCGAATATCCCAACCTCGACGGCGTCTTCGCCATCACCCACAAGGGGGGCTGCGGGCTCCAGTTCGAGGGGCCCGACCACCGGCAGCTCCAACGCGTCCTGGCCGGATTCGCCAACCACCCGAACGTGGCCGGTTACGTCCTGATCGGCCTCGGCTGCGAGGTCGGCTTCGCCGGCCACCTGGTCGAGTCCCGGGACCTCGTCACCCTGGGGAGCGCCCGGGAGGGCGGCCGTCCGGTCGATCCCGCCCGCCCCCGGGTCCTGAACATCCAGGAGGAGGGCGGCATCGCCCGGACGGTCGAGGCGGCCGTCGAGGCCGTCCACCGCCTGATGCCCGCCGCCAACGACTGGCGAAGGACGGAGCAACCGGCCTCGAAGCTCGTCGTCGGCCTGGAGTGCGGCGGCTCCGACGGGAACTCCGGGGTTACCGCGAACCCCGCCCTCGGCGTGGCCGCCGACCTGATCGTGGCCCAGGGGGGCTCCGCCGTCCTCGCCGAGACGCCCGAGATCTACGGGGCCGAGCACCTGCTCACGCGACGGGCTGTCAGCGAGGAGGTCGGGCGGAAGCTGGTCGATCGCATCAAATGGTGGGAGTGGTACACCGGCGTCTTCGGGGCCGAGATCAACAATAACCCCTCCCCCGGTAACAAGGAGGGGGGGCTGACGACGATCTACGAGAAGTCGCTCGGCGCCGTGGCCAAGGGGGGCTCGACCGCCCTGGTCGACGTGCTCGGGTACGCCGAGCCGATCACCAGGCCCGGCTTCCTGTTCATGGACACCCCCGGCTACGACCCGGTGAGCCTGACCGGCCTGGCCGCGGGGGGGTGCAACGTGCTCGTCTTCACCACCGGCCGGGGGAGCGTCTCCGGCCTGAAGCCGACCCCGACGGTGAAGGTGGCCACGAATACCCCGATGTATGACCGGCTCCGGGAGGACATGGACCTCGACGCCGGGACCGTGCTGGCCGGGGAGCCGGTCGAGTCGGTCGGCCGACGCCTGTTCGACCTGATCCTGGACGTGGCCGGCGGCTCGCAGACGAGGAGCGAGTCGGCGGGCGTCGGCGAGGAGGAGTTCGCCCCGTGGTCGATCGGGCCGACGCTCTGA
- a CDS encoding YkgJ family cysteine cluster protein, whose protein sequence is MSRPRRPHRRRPRARRLRSRPARDGWSLEGLVSELLGRLDALLPPLPGDPPLGRLYRIVDAWAAERDAMWRRRSADAGLPIAPEPACATGCAHCCYQHVAVTGLEALTLADYVRGRWSAEEVAALRARLEGESARFRQIADDPKALARVRRPCPLLDEAGGRCRAYEARPVNCRRENSTDVEICRRYRADPEVEDSSLRLVRYDVIWGAARVALSRWTAGHLDPGSMMPLDVALASALGGVDAPAGRIRGDGGGSTDCDVES, encoded by the coding sequence GTGTCACGCCCCCGACGCCCCCACCGCCGACGTCCTCGAGCCCGGAGGCTCCGGTCACGCCCGGCGAGGGACGGCTGGTCGCTGGAGGGACTCGTCTCGGAACTCCTGGGGCGGCTGGACGCCCTCCTCCCCCCCCTCCCGGGGGATCCCCCGCTCGGGCGGCTCTACCGGATCGTCGACGCCTGGGCGGCCGAGCGGGACGCCATGTGGAGGCGACGATCGGCCGACGCCGGCCTGCCGATCGCGCCGGAGCCCGCCTGCGCGACGGGATGTGCCCACTGCTGCTACCAGCACGTCGCCGTGACGGGGCTGGAGGCCCTGACCCTGGCCGATTACGTCCGGGGCCGCTGGTCGGCAGAGGAAGTTGCGGCCCTTCGTGCCCGGCTCGAGGGCGAGTCGGCCCGGTTCCGGCAGATCGCCGACGACCCGAAGGCGCTGGCCCGGGTCCGGAGGCCCTGCCCGCTGCTCGACGAGGCGGGGGGCCGATGCCGGGCCTACGAGGCCCGCCCGGTGAACTGCCGGCGGGAGAACTCGACCGACGTCGAGATCTGCCGGCGCTACCGGGCCGATCCCGAGGTCGAGGATTCTTCGCTCCGACTGGTCCGCTATGATGTCATCTGGGGGGCCGCCCGGGTCGCCCTGTCGCGATGGACGGCGGGGCACCTCGACCCGGGCTCGATGATGCCGCTGGACGTGGCCCTCGCCTCGGCGCTCGGGGGGGTTGATGCCCCCGCCGGCCGGATCCGGGGGGACGGCGGCGGATCGACCGACTGTGATGTGGAATCATGA
- a CDS encoding TetR/AcrR family transcriptional regulator: MSKSQTPTSPTARGRRTRETILRAATDLFHSKGVHATSVDDILEASGTGKGQFYHHFGSKESLVRAALRDRADRVFESQGALLAGLGSWDGLRDWFEAMAASHDLRCCPGCPIGRIAYEMADHDPEVREEIERYFGRWRGHLGRGLSTMRAAGLLRADADPEALSEFCLAAIQGGILLAKTRGSVAPLRTVVDQLLGHLHSYGARPADRA, from the coding sequence ATGAGCAAATCCCAGACACCCACCTCCCCGACCGCTCGGGGCCGCCGGACCCGGGAGACGATCCTGCGGGCGGCGACCGACCTGTTCCACTCGAAGGGGGTCCACGCCACGAGCGTCGACGACATCCTGGAGGCCTCCGGGACGGGCAAGGGGCAGTTCTACCACCACTTCGGCAGCAAGGAGTCCCTCGTCCGGGCCGCCCTGAGGGACCGGGCCGACCGCGTCTTCGAGTCCCAGGGGGCGCTGCTCGCCGGGCTCGGGTCGTGGGACGGGCTCCGGGACTGGTTCGAGGCGATGGCCGCCTCCCACGACCTCCGGTGCTGCCCCGGCTGCCCCATCGGCCGGATCGCCTACGAGATGGCGGACCACGACCCGGAGGTCCGGGAGGAGATCGAGCGCTACTTCGGGCGCTGGCGGGGCCACCTCGGCCGGGGCCTCTCGACGATGCGGGCCGCCGGCCTGCTCCGGGCCGACGCCGACCCCGAGGCCCTCTCCGAGTTCTGCCTCGCCGCGATCCAGGGCGGCATCCTGCTGGCGAAGACCCGAGGGTCGGTGGCCCCCCTGCGGACCGTGGTCGACCAGCTCCTGGGGCACCTGCACTCCTACGGGGCCCGCCCCGCCGATCGCGCCTGA
- a CDS encoding NAD-dependent epimerase/dehydratase family protein, translated as MDELTIVTGGAGFIGSHLVDRLAGRGHRVRVVERPGADVSHLPPGVEVVFADIRDRAAVGRAMAGGRRVYHLAANPNLWVRDRREFDAVNHRGTVHVLDAALAGGAERVLHCSTESILTRARASGPIAEDVQVTERDAVGPYCLSKLRAEREAMDRARAGAPVVVANPTMPVGPGDRGPSPPTRLLMDFCNGRLPAVMDCTLNLIDVRDVAEGLRRAMEVGRPGRRYLLGGENLSLLRLLGLMGEICGVRPPRLRVPYAVAIVSAYVSEFYADHLGGGAPQATVTGVRLTRRSMHFDASRSLQELGLSPRPIRSSLGEAARWLSDRGAIPPLRGGAVCELPRTLSKSS; from the coding sequence ATGGACGAGTTGACGATCGTGACCGGCGGCGCCGGGTTCATCGGGAGCCACCTGGTCGACCGGCTGGCGGGCCGGGGGCATCGGGTCCGGGTCGTCGAGCGGCCGGGTGCCGACGTGTCGCACCTTCCGCCCGGGGTGGAGGTGGTCTTCGCCGACATCAGGGACCGGGCCGCCGTCGGCCGGGCGATGGCCGGGGGCCGTCGGGTCTACCACCTGGCGGCCAACCCGAACCTCTGGGTGCGGGACCGCCGGGAATTCGACGCGGTCAACCACCGGGGGACGGTCCACGTGCTCGACGCCGCGCTGGCGGGGGGGGCCGAGCGGGTGCTGCATTGCAGCACCGAGAGCATCCTGACCCGGGCCCGGGCCTCCGGGCCGATCGCCGAGGACGTGCAGGTGACCGAGCGGGACGCGGTCGGCCCGTACTGCCTGTCCAAGCTCCGGGCCGAGCGCGAGGCGATGGACCGGGCCCGGGCCGGGGCGCCGGTGGTGGTCGCCAACCCGACGATGCCGGTCGGCCCCGGAGACCGGGGCCCGTCGCCGCCGACCCGGCTGCTGATGGATTTCTGCAACGGCCGGCTGCCCGCGGTCATGGACTGCACGCTGAACCTGATCGACGTCCGGGACGTGGCCGAGGGGCTCCGGAGGGCGATGGAGGTCGGCAGGCCGGGCCGGCGGTACTTGCTGGGCGGGGAGAACCTCTCCCTGCTCCGCCTGCTGGGACTGATGGGGGAAATCTGCGGCGTCCGGCCCCCTCGGCTCCGGGTCCCCTACGCGGTTGCGATTGTCTCTGCTTATGTGAGCGAATTCTATGCCGATCACCTCGGGGGGGGGGCGCCGCAGGCGACGGTCACGGGCGTCCGGCTGACGAGGCGGTCGATGCACTTCGACGCGTCGAGGAGCCTGCAGGAGTTGGGGCTCTCCCCGAGGCCGATCCGCTCGTCGCTGGGCGAGGCGGCCCGATGGCTCTCGGATCGCGGGGCCATCCCCCCGCTGCGGGGAGGGGCGGTATGCGAATTGCCCCGAACTTTATCGAAATCTTCTTGA
- a CDS encoding WD40 repeat domain-containing serine/threonine protein kinase, with translation MSRDDTDTDLDSEPAPDWSSSLPTSPIGDESPPRDLHGLVSLLKSLDRAGTIGPLGAGPAGPDGESTALLLELGECLRQAIGTWPRPRDRGEGGPRRIGRFELLEERGRGGFGIVYRAFDPLLRRVVALKVPKVEGLALPELRRRFLREARAAGALEHPNIVPVFEAGEDGPLCFLAAAFVDGPTLSAWLRQRIDPLPPGDAAALTAEMAEAVQHAHDRGVLHRDLKPGNVLLQGVDGGGVNPGLPTPRLADFGLAKLIREAGEESRSGVPMGSPSYMSPEQAAGRHREVGPAADVYGLGAILYEILTGRPPFRGECQMETIALVLSEEPVPPRLLRPGLPRDLETICLTCLRKEPARRYESASALAADLRRWLAGEPISARPASASEHLRLWARRRPLRASGLALLATLATLAFGVLVARDAVLSSHRLELERIASRETHQREIADRRFGAARLKQADDALNRGEVERAMDILDDLRHLQDGPGAGGFVRDYLRLQAGREIDALRGHRRRVIQLAVDPREGAVASVGKGETLILHRPEDPDAPIELTGAIRGATYPVFSPDGRLVASNETDGTGVDRRLGLAMWDGLTGRFLCRFAPDEAEGPPLGFGFPAADLFAGAWAAVGGGKFLRVWSVVEPERPVPVATIPVAEDACIALGGLVVEAAPGRLALLDPRDGRPIRALPAPPGRPIAVSVSLDGGTLAVCDDRGEFSLRCATTGAILSRATAATPLTRPVVSACGAAAALVDQDGAVTVLRRSGGEPLVLRAADRRVRGTVARVALSPDGLLLALSFWNTTGYLEPTTIRCSRVGSVLATYPDGDRAVSDLAFSPDGRSVIIATGQDLRRWKLDPPAVPPQPAGHLDEAWGVAFSPDGLLLATGSDTPDDPSTLKLWDVATGRLVRGWDAHGWGTVCALAFSPCGGLLASAGLEAGENLRLWDPGTGDLVADLVGHADKVRTVAFSPDGCLLASSGSDRTIQVWDVGSRRRLMVLSGSGETVRRVAFGPDGRSLASCDNGGVVRLWDLETRTGRVVLDRSDAYTTLEFSPDGRLLAVADEAGAVHLLDTETWTRSDVLRGDEGEILALAFSPDGRALAAAGVSRTIRVWDPVAGQEVLTLEGHQQQVNALAFSPDGRTLVSSCHDGSVRLWRSAPESDPSG, from the coding sequence ATGTCCCGAGACGACACCGATACGGACCTGGATTCCGAGCCCGCCCCGGACTGGTCCTCGTCCCTGCCGACCTCGCCGATCGGCGACGAGTCGCCTCCGCGGGACCTCCACGGGCTGGTCTCCCTGCTGAAGTCGCTCGACCGGGCCGGCACGATCGGCCCCCTGGGCGCAGGGCCGGCCGGCCCGGACGGGGAGTCGACCGCCCTGCTCCTCGAGCTCGGGGAGTGCCTGAGGCAGGCGATCGGCACCTGGCCCCGCCCGAGGGACCGCGGCGAGGGGGGGCCGCGTCGGATCGGCCGGTTCGAGTTGCTGGAGGAACGCGGCCGGGGCGGCTTCGGCATCGTCTACCGGGCCTTCGACCCGCTGCTCCGGCGGGTGGTCGCCCTGAAGGTGCCGAAGGTCGAGGGCCTCGCCCTGCCCGAACTCCGTCGCCGGTTCCTCCGGGAGGCCCGGGCCGCGGGCGCCCTCGAGCACCCCAACATCGTGCCGGTCTTCGAGGCCGGCGAGGACGGGCCGCTCTGCTTCCTGGCGGCCGCCTTCGTCGACGGCCCGACCCTCTCCGCCTGGCTCCGGCAGCGGATCGATCCCCTCCCCCCGGGGGACGCGGCCGCGTTGACGGCCGAGATGGCCGAGGCGGTGCAGCATGCCCACGACCGGGGGGTCCTGCACCGCGACCTGAAGCCCGGGAACGTGCTGCTCCAGGGGGTCGACGGCGGCGGGGTGAACCCCGGGCTGCCCACCCCCCGGCTGGCCGACTTCGGCCTGGCCAAGCTGATCCGGGAGGCCGGCGAGGAGTCCAGGAGCGGCGTGCCGATGGGCTCCCCCTCGTACATGAGCCCCGAGCAGGCCGCCGGCAGGCACCGGGAGGTCGGCCCGGCGGCCGACGTCTACGGCCTGGGGGCCATCCTCTACGAGATCCTCACCGGCCGGCCGCCGTTCCGGGGCGAGTGCCAGATGGAGACCATCGCCCTGGTCCTCTCCGAGGAGCCGGTCCCCCCCCGGCTGCTCCGCCCCGGCCTGCCCCGGGACCTGGAGACGATCTGCCTGACCTGCCTGAGGAAGGAGCCGGCGCGGCGGTACGAATCGGCCTCGGCCCTGGCGGCCGACCTCCGCCGCTGGCTCGCCGGCGAGCCGATCTCGGCCCGGCCGGCCTCGGCCTCGGAGCACCTCCGCCTCTGGGCCCGACGGCGGCCGCTCCGGGCCTCGGGCCTTGCCCTGCTGGCCACCCTGGCGACGCTGGCCTTCGGCGTCCTGGTCGCCCGGGACGCCGTCCTCTCCTCCCACCGCCTGGAGCTGGAACGGATCGCCTCCCGGGAGACGCACCAGCGGGAGATCGCCGACCGCCGCTTCGGCGCCGCCCGGCTGAAGCAGGCCGACGACGCGTTGAACCGGGGGGAAGTCGAGCGGGCCATGGACATCCTCGACGACCTCCGACACCTCCAGGACGGGCCCGGCGCCGGCGGCTTCGTCCGGGACTACCTCCGGCTCCAGGCCGGCCGCGAGATCGACGCCCTCCGCGGGCACCGTCGGCGGGTGATCCAGCTGGCCGTCGATCCCCGAGAGGGCGCGGTCGCCTCGGTCGGGAAGGGGGAGACGCTGATCCTCCACCGACCCGAGGACCCGGACGCCCCGATCGAGCTGACCGGCGCGATCCGGGGCGCGACCTACCCGGTGTTCTCCCCCGACGGCCGGTTGGTGGCCTCGAACGAGACCGACGGGACGGGCGTCGATCGTCGGCTCGGCCTGGCGATGTGGGACGGCCTCACCGGGCGGTTCCTCTGCCGGTTCGCCCCCGACGAGGCCGAGGGGCCGCCCCTCGGGTTCGGCTTCCCCGCGGCCGACCTGTTCGCCGGGGCCTGGGCGGCCGTCGGGGGGGGGAAGTTCCTCCGGGTCTGGTCGGTCGTCGAACCCGAACGTCCCGTCCCGGTGGCGACGATCCCAGTCGCCGAGGACGCATGCATCGCGCTCGGGGGCCTCGTGGTGGAGGCCGCCCCCGGGCGCCTCGCCCTGCTCGACCCGAGGGACGGCCGCCCGATCCGGGCCCTCCCCGCCCCCCCCGGTCGGCCGATCGCGGTGTCGGTCTCGCTCGACGGCGGGACCCTGGCCGTGTGCGACGACCGGGGCGAGTTCAGCCTCCGGTGTGCGACGACCGGGGCGATCCTCTCCCGGGCGACCGCCGCCACCCCGCTGACGAGGCCCGTCGTTTCCGCCTGCGGCGCGGCGGCCGCGCTGGTCGACCAGGACGGGGCGGTCACCGTGCTCCGGCGGTCGGGGGGGGAGCCGCTGGTCCTCCGGGCGGCGGACCGCCGGGTCCGGGGCACCGTCGCCCGGGTCGCCCTCTCCCCCGACGGCCTCCTGCTGGCCCTGAGCTTCTGGAACACGACCGGCTACCTCGAACCGACGACGATCCGGTGCAGCCGGGTCGGCTCGGTGCTGGCGACCTATCCCGACGGGGATCGCGCGGTCAGCGACCTGGCCTTCTCGCCCGACGGCCGGAGCGTGATCATCGCCACCGGCCAGGACCTCCGGCGCTGGAAGCTCGACCCGCCGGCCGTCCCCCCCCAGCCCGCCGGGCACCTGGACGAGGCGTGGGGGGTCGCCTTCAGCCCCGACGGCCTCCTGCTCGCCACCGGGTCGGACACCCCCGACGATCCGTCGACCTTGAAGCTCTGGGACGTGGCCACCGGCCGGCTGGTCCGGGGATGGGACGCCCACGGCTGGGGGACGGTCTGCGCCCTGGCCTTCAGCCCCTGCGGGGGCCTGCTGGCCTCGGCCGGCCTGGAGGCGGGGGAGAATCTCCGGCTCTGGGACCCGGGGACGGGCGACCTGGTCGCCGATCTGGTCGGCCACGCGGACAAGGTCCGGACGGTCGCCTTCAGCCCCGACGGGTGCCTGCTCGCCTCCTCCGGCTCGGACCGGACGATCCAGGTCTGGGACGTCGGGTCCCGTCGTCGGCTGATGGTCCTGTCCGGCTCCGGCGAGACCGTGCGTCGGGTCGCCTTCGGCCCCGACGGCCGATCCCTGGCCTCCTGCGACAACGGCGGGGTGGTCCGGCTCTGGGACCTGGAGACCCGGACCGGCCGGGTCGTGCTCGACCGCTCCGACGCCTACACGACCCTGGAGTTCAGCCCCGACGGCCGCCTGCTCGCCGTGGCCGACGAGGCGGGGGCGGTCCACTTGCTCGACACGGAAACCTGGACGCGATCCGACGTGCTCCGGGGGGACGAGGGGGAGATCCTCGCCCTGGCGTTCAGCCCCGACGGCCGGGCGCTGGCCGCCGCCGGGGTCTCCCGGACCATCCGCGTCTGGGACCCGGTCGCCGGCCAGGAGGTGCTGACCCTGGAGGGGCATCAGCAGCAGGTCAATGCCCTGGCCTTCTCCCCCGACGGCCGCACCCTCGTCTCCAGCTGCCACGACGGGTCGGTCCGCCTCTGGCGATCGGCCCCCGAGTCCGACCCGTCCGGGTGA
- a CDS encoding FHA domain-containing protein — MPIRLVALDEGPDITIDRAMLIVGRHPQCDARLDSIRVSRRHCCMMQDKENVVVRDLGSTNGIRINGQRVEEGKLRPGDELSIAHIRFRMEAGHAEELTLAETIPADHASPSRILPGRGLPPVPGPLPAPENPLAAAVRELLPAAMADRCRIQVIVQMPQDESVASGPEPDPDAEAQTPESDDPCPPDSSLSARG, encoded by the coding sequence ATGCCCATTCGCCTGGTAGCCCTCGACGAGGGGCCCGACATCACGATCGATCGGGCCATGCTCATCGTCGGACGCCATCCCCAGTGTGACGCGCGGCTCGATTCCATCCGGGTCTCCCGCCGCCATTGCTGCATGATGCAGGACAAGGAGAATGTGGTGGTGCGCGACCTGGGCAGCACCAACGGCATCCGCATCAACGGGCAGCGGGTGGAGGAGGGGAAGCTCCGTCCGGGGGATGAGCTGTCGATCGCCCACATCCGATTCCGGATGGAGGCCGGCCACGCCGAGGAGTTGACGCTGGCCGAGACCATCCCGGCGGACCACGCCTCCCCCTCCCGGATTCTCCCGGGGAGGGGCCTGCCGCCGGTGCCCGGGCCGCTGCCCGCCCCGGAGAATCCGCTGGCGGCCGCGGTCCGGGAGCTGCTCCCGGCCGCGATGGCCGACCGATGCCGCATCCAGGTCATTGTCCAGATGCCCCAGGATGAGAGCGTCGCCTCCGGCCCCGAGCCGGATCCGGACGCCGAGGCCCAGACCCCGGAATCCGACGACCCATGCCCGCCCGACTCGTCCCTCTCAGCCCGGGGCTGA